A part of Gambusia affinis linkage group LG19, SWU_Gaff_1.0, whole genome shotgun sequence genomic DNA contains:
- the map3k3 gene encoding mitogen-activated protein kinase kinase kinase 3 — translation MNERQALHSIMKDLVALQMTRRQPGFSYDSGKPKTSTQANRQDDVRIKFEYSGEKRILVFGRPVQFEKIQEKVKSVFGQQLELHYMNNEMSIPLRGQDDLDKAIDLLDRSSSMKSIRIMLLSQERSNASSNSHHLPCKQVRIKASHSTGDVSTAYQPSEPRGRHLSTGSQNTGRSSPPPGYVPERQQRIARQGSYTSINSEGEFIPETSDQCVLDPWSSAENSVSGSCQSLDSNSESPSLRKSRMHRAKSYPDNRQEVSDRENHVYDKVAGKGGTYPRRYLVSLHCKDHSEGRRTFPRIRRPQGNLFTLVPSRRSLNGSEESLGSWQQIDTQGRLRPHDRSVAHKSPSAPVTWRRGKLLGQGAFGQVYLCYDVDTGRELAAKQVQFDPESPETSKEVSALECEIQLLKNLHHERIVQYYGCLRDHNEKTLTIFMEYMPGGSVKDQLKAYGALTENVTRKYTRQILEGMSYLHSNMIVHRDIKGANILRDSAGNVKLGDFGASKRLQTICMSGTGIRSVTGTPYWMSPEVISGEGYGRKADVWSLGCTVVEMLTEKPPWAEFEAMAAIFKIATQPTNPLLPPRASDQARDFIRCIFVEAKHRPSAEELLRHPFSQIQC, via the exons ATGA ATGAGAGGCAGGCTCTCCACTCTATAATGAAGGACCTGGTTGCCCTCCAGATGACGCGACGACAGCCGGGGTTTTCCTACGACAGCGGCAAGCCAAAGACATCAACGCAGGCCAACAGACAG gatgATGTCAGGATAAAGTTTGAATACTCAGGAGAGAAAAG GATCTTGGTGTTTGGGAGGCCAGTGCAGTTTGAGAAGATTCAGGAAAAGGTGAAGAGCGTCTTCGGCCAGCAGCTGGAGCTCCATTATATGAACAATGAA ATGTCCATTCCTTTGCGAGGTCAGGATGACCTGGACAAGGCGATCGACCTGCTGGACCGAAGCTCCAGCATGAAGAGCATCAGGATAATGCTCCTTTCTCAAGAGCGCAGCAAC GCCTCCTCCAACTCTCATCATCTACCGTGTAAGCAGGTGAGGATCAAAGCTTCCCACTCCACTGGGGACGTCAGTACGGCGTATCAGCCCTCTGAACCCAGAGGGCGCCACCTGTCAACAG GTTCTCAGAACACGGGTCGAAGTTCGCCGCCTCCTGGATATGTGCCTGAGCGCCAGCAGAGGATCGCCCGCCAGGGTTCCTACACCAGCATCAACAGCGAGGGGGAGTTCATCCCAGAAACCAGCGACCAATGC GTGCTGGATCCTTGGAGCAGCGcagaaaattcagtttctggCAGCTGTCAGTCCCTGGACAGCAACTCAGAAAG cCCTTCACTGAGGAAGTCACGCATGCACAGAGCCAAGAGTTACCCAGACAACCGGCAAGAAGTCTCAG ACCGGGAGAATCACGTGTATGACAAGGTAGCAGGGAAGGGAGGCACCTATCCTCGTCGGTATCTTGTCTCCCTGCATTGCAAAGACCACAGTGAAG GTCGTCGAACGTTTCCGCGCATTCGTCGTCCCCAGGGAAACCTGTTTACTTTGGTTCCCTCCAGGCGATCGCTGAACGGCAGCGAGGAGAGTCTGGGCAGCTGGCAGCAGATCGACACGCAAGGCCGGCTGCGTCCACACGACCGCTCTGTCGCACACAAGT CGCCCAGCGCCCCGGTGACGTGGCGTCGCGGGAAGCTTTTAGGCCAGGGAGCGTTTGGTCAGGTCTACCTCTGCTACGACGTTGACACTGGCAGGGAACTGGCCGCCAAGCAAGTCCAGTTTGATCCTGAAAGTCCTGAAACCAGCAAG gaagTTAGCGCGTTGGAGTGTGAAATCCAGCTTCTAAAAAATCTGCATCACGAGCGCATCGTCCAGTACTACGGCTGTCTGAGGGACCACAACGAGAAAACTCTCACCATCTTCATGGAGTACATGCCCGGG GGTTCAGTCAAAGATCAGCTGAAGGCTTATGGGGCCCTGACAGAAAACGTTACCCGCAAATATACAAGACAGATTCTGGAGGGCATGTCCTACCTGCACAGTAACATGATTGTTCACAGAGATATCAAAG GAGCCAACATCCTGCGGGATTCAGCGGGAAATGTGAAGCTGGGAGACTTTGGAGCCAGCAAGAGGCTGCAGACGATCTGCATGTCTGGAACCGGCATCCGCTCTGTGACCGGCACCCCCTACTGGATGAGTCCAGAGGTGATCAGCGGCGAGGGATACGGCAGGAAAGCTGACGTCTG gagcCTCGGCTGCACTGTGGTTGAGATGCTCACAGAAAAGCCGCCGTGGGCCGAGTTTGAAGCCATGGCGGCGATATTTAAGATCGCCACGCAGCCGACCAACCCGCTGCTCCCGCCGCGCGCCTCGGACCAGGCCCGGGACTTCATCCGCTGCATCTTCGTGGAGGCCAAACACCGGCCGAGTGCCGAGGAGCTGCTGAGGCATCCGTTCTCCCAGATCCAGTGCTGA
- the limd2 gene encoding LIM domain-containing protein 2 gives MDTRSNTEDKSVQRSKSFSFKTQKEVCATCEKTVYPMERLVANNLVFHSACFCCKHCKAKLSLGSFAALQGEFYCKPHFQQLFKSKGNYDEGFGRKQHKELWASKESDNITKSP, from the exons ATG gACACCAGATCCAACACTGAAGATAAATCTGTCCAGCGATCAAAG TCTTTCAGCTTTAAGACCCAAAAGGAAGTGTGTGCAACATGTGAGAAGACAGTCTACCCAATGGAGAGATTGGTTGCCAACAACCTGGTTTTCCATTCAGCATGTTTCTGCTGCAAGCACTGCAAAGCCAAGCTGAG CCTCGGCTCCTTCGCAGCTCTTCAGGGCGAGTTTTACTGCAAGCCCCACTTCCAGCAGCTTTTCAAAAGCAAAGGCAACTACGACGAGGGTTTTGGACGCAAGCAGCACAAAGAGCTCTGGGCTTCCAAGGAGTCAGATAACATCACAAAGTCACCATGA